Proteins from one Listeria weihenstephanensis genomic window:
- a CDS encoding DEAD/DEAH box helicase, translating to MDTKMEGKLFIEGEILDTTGMQHIQAIKAEGHRKLCFRCGNNKEELFFRAPCSHCGSSNCLYCRNCIIMGKITECKNLYFHLSEKSFISSSEGYLSWEGELSPGQRTASDRVLQAVNDRKPLLLWAVAGSGKTEMMFRGMDEALKRGGRICIASPRVDVCLELYPRLQEVFPSVEMVCLYGDSDDIYNGERFVVATTHQLIRFYEAFDIIFIDEVDAFPYAKDPFLEYAVKKAQLTSGCSIYITATPDRKWQKECDRGVRDFVKVPARYHRKPLPVPRKVWIGDWKKALVKRRISPKILEWTRKKLDEGCSVLLFFPEIKVMLKVAEILEKLGFGPLENVHSADSERKEKVQKMRDGSIKLLCTTTILERGVTFTNVQVGVFGSEGRIFTESALVQISGRAGRKFDFPKGDVIFFHHGTSKNMTLAISQIKMMNRLGIQQELLDE from the coding sequence ATGGATACGAAAATGGAAGGGAAGCTATTTATAGAGGGAGAAATATTAGATACTACGGGAATGCAGCATATACAAGCTATAAAAGCCGAAGGGCATAGAAAGCTTTGTTTTAGGTGTGGGAACAATAAGGAAGAACTATTTTTTAGAGCACCATGTAGCCATTGTGGCAGCTCTAATTGTTTGTATTGTAGAAATTGTATTATTATGGGGAAAATAACAGAGTGTAAGAATCTTTATTTTCACCTAAGCGAAAAAAGTTTTATAAGTTCTAGTGAAGGATATCTTAGCTGGGAAGGTGAACTTTCACCAGGACAACGAACGGCTTCGGATAGAGTCCTTCAGGCTGTTAATGATAGAAAACCACTACTTTTATGGGCAGTGGCGGGATCTGGGAAAACAGAAATGATGTTCAGAGGAATGGATGAGGCATTGAAGCGTGGTGGGCGAATTTGTATAGCTTCACCAAGAGTAGATGTATGTTTGGAGCTTTATCCACGTCTACAAGAAGTTTTTCCTAGTGTTGAGATGGTCTGTTTATATGGTGACTCTGATGATATTTATAACGGAGAACGCTTTGTTGTTGCAACGACACACCAACTGATACGATTTTATGAGGCATTTGATATTATTTTCATAGATGAAGTAGATGCATTTCCCTACGCGAAAGATCCTTTTCTTGAGTATGCAGTGAAAAAAGCGCAATTAACTTCAGGCTGTTCCATCTATATTACCGCAACCCCCGATAGAAAATGGCAAAAAGAATGCGATAGAGGTGTACGAGATTTTGTAAAAGTACCAGCAAGGTACCATAGAAAACCGTTACCAGTACCCAGAAAAGTTTGGATAGGGGACTGGAAGAAAGCGTTAGTGAAACGCCGGATATCTCCTAAAATTTTAGAATGGACACGGAAAAAATTAGATGAAGGTTGCTCGGTATTGTTATTTTTCCCAGAAATAAAAGTGATGTTGAAAGTAGCGGAAATACTTGAGAAATTAGGATTCGGCCCGCTTGAAAATGTGCATTCTGCTGACTCAGAGAGAAAAGAGAAAGTACAAAAGATGCGTGATGGGAGTATCAAATTATTATGTACCACGACGATTCTTGAACGGGGTGTAACTTTTACGAATGTACAGGTTGGTGTTTTTGGTAGTGAAGGAAGAATATTCACAGAATCAGCTCTCGTTCAAATTTCTGGACGTGCTGGCAGGAAATTTGATTTTCCCAAAGGAGATGTTATCTTCTTTCATCACGGAACATCTAAAAATATGACCTTGGCCATATCACAAATAAAAATGATGAATCGATTAGGTATACAACAGGAACTTTTGGATGAGTGA
- a CDS encoding ComF family protein, translating to MEKEKVVICQRCKSELSQITGHVCSRCGRMRHEHREEVMCGDCERWSLGNKTNHLDQNIACFEYNNFAKELMALYKYKGDYVLGAVFAAALQQKCMVKNKSIIIPLPISEERRYERGFNQTEGLLHLAGIPFETQLKREHTEKQSKKSRKERIEQEQFFFVENNTEISSREIVLVDDIYTTGATLHLAAKALKEAGAKSVSSITIFR from the coding sequence TTGGAGAAAGAAAAGGTTGTTATATGTCAGCGGTGTAAAAGTGAGTTATCCCAAATTACTGGGCATGTATGTAGTAGATGCGGTAGAATGAGGCATGAACACAGGGAAGAAGTAATGTGTGGAGATTGTGAGCGTTGGTCTTTAGGGAATAAAACAAACCATTTAGATCAAAATATCGCTTGTTTTGAATATAATAACTTTGCAAAAGAGTTAATGGCGCTTTACAAATATAAAGGAGATTATGTTTTGGGAGCTGTATTTGCAGCTGCATTACAACAAAAATGTATGGTAAAAAATAAATCCATTATAATTCCCCTTCCAATAAGTGAAGAACGAAGATACGAACGAGGTTTCAACCAAACGGAAGGATTACTTCATCTAGCAGGAATACCGTTTGAAACACAGTTGAAAAGAGAGCATACAGAAAAACAGTCAAAGAAATCACGAAAAGAGCGAATCGAGCAAGAGCAATTCTTTTTTGTAGAGAACAATACGGAGATTAGTTCACGAGAGATAGTATTGGTAGATGACATTTATACGACGGGTGCCACCTTACATCTGGCAGCGAAAGCTTTAAAGGAAGCAGGAGCAAAAAGTGTATCCTCAATCACTATATTTCGTTAA
- the hpf gene encoding ribosome hibernation-promoting factor, HPF/YfiA family yields MLKYNIRGENIEVTEPIRDYVEKKIDKLERYFSEAPDANVHVNLKVYSDKNAKVEVTIPLPNLVLRAEETSGDLYASIDLIVDKLERQIRKHKTKVNRKFRDKGLDKDYFAFSEMNGSVAPDEFENDSDLEIVRTKEFSLKPMDSEEAVLQMNLLGHSFFVYTDAESNGTNIVYRRKDGKYGLIETN; encoded by the coding sequence ATGCTAAAGTATAACATTCGTGGTGAAAACATTGAAGTAACGGAGCCAATTAGAGATTATGTCGAAAAGAAAATAGACAAGTTAGAACGTTATTTCAGTGAAGCTCCAGATGCTAATGTTCATGTGAACCTTAAAGTGTATTCTGATAAGAATGCAAAGGTTGAAGTGACCATTCCTCTCCCTAATTTAGTACTACGTGCTGAAGAAACAAGCGGAGATTTATATGCAAGTATTGATTTGATTGTAGATAAATTAGAAAGACAGATCCGTAAACATAAAACAAAAGTGAATCGTAAATTCCGTGATAAAGGCTTAGATAAAGATTACTTTGCTTTCTCTGAGATGAACGGAAGTGTAGCACCAGATGAGTTCGAAAATGACAGTGATCTAGAAATTGTTCGTACAAAGGAATTTTCTTTGAAACCAATGGATAGTGAAGAAGCTGTACTGCAAATGAATTTATTAGGTCATAGTTTCTTCGTATATACAGATGCGGAGTCAAATGGCACTAATATTGTGTATCGTCGTAAAGATGGTAAATACGGTTTGATTGAAACGAATTAA
- the secA gene encoding preprotein translocase subunit SecA, whose product MAGLLKKIFESGKKDVKYLEKKADQIEALADETAKLSDDEIRSKTEEFKERFQNGETLDSLLVEAFAVAREGAKRALGMFPFRVQLMGGIVLHEGNIAEMRTGEGKTLTATLPVYLNALSGNGVHVVTVNEYLSQRDAEEMGVLYNFLGLSVGLNLNALSSEEKREAYAADITYSTNNELGFDYLRDNMVVYKEQMVQRPLSYAVIDEVDSILVDEARTPLIISGQAEKSTILYVRANSFVETLTVEKDYTVDIKTKSVHLTEEGMTKGEKYFDVDNLFDLENATVLHHIAQALKANYTMHLDVDYVVQDDEVLIVDQFTGRIMKGRRFSEGLHQALEAKEGVTIQNESQTMATITFQNYFRMYKKLSGMTGTAKTEEEEFRDIYNMRVIEIPTNKPIIRDDRPDLIYTSIDAKFNAVVDDIAERYANGQPVLVGTVAIETSEVISHKLKRKGVPHSVLNAKQHEKEAEIIQFAGEKGSVTIATNMAGRGTDIKLGEGTIEAGGLAVIGTERHESRRIDNQLRGRAGRQGDPGVTQFYLSMEDELMKRFGSDNMKSMMERFGMDDEAIQSKMVSRAVESAQKRVEGNNFDSRKQVLQYDDVLRQQREVIYKQRYAVITAENNLRSVIEPMIQNVVNFVVQSNASRQEDREEWNLQGIVDFVEANLLPEDTISVDDIKNMESNDIQDFILEKVKEAYNEKETLLPEDEFNEFQKVVLLRVVDTKWVDHIDAMDHLRDGIHLRAYGQIDPLREYQSEGFEMFEAMVNSIDEDVARYIMKAEIRQNLEREQVAKGDAIDPNEGKPLAKKQPVHKDQHIGRNDPCPCGSGEKYKNCHGKEK is encoded by the coding sequence ATGGCAGGTTTATTAAAGAAGATATTTGAATCTGGTAAAAAAGATGTTAAGTATCTAGAAAAGAAAGCAGATCAGATTGAGGCATTAGCTGATGAAACGGCAAAGCTTTCTGATGACGAAATACGATCAAAAACAGAAGAATTTAAGGAGCGTTTCCAAAATGGTGAAACATTAGATTCCCTTTTGGTAGAGGCTTTTGCAGTTGCACGTGAAGGAGCAAAACGTGCATTAGGCATGTTCCCATTCCGTGTTCAATTAATGGGTGGTATTGTACTACATGAAGGTAATATCGCAGAAATGAGAACTGGTGAAGGTAAAACTTTAACAGCGACACTGCCAGTTTATTTAAATGCACTCTCAGGAAATGGTGTTCATGTTGTTACAGTCAATGAGTACTTGTCGCAACGTGATGCTGAAGAAATGGGAGTTCTATACAATTTCCTTGGTTTATCCGTCGGACTTAACCTAAACGCTCTTTCCAGTGAAGAGAAACGAGAAGCTTATGCAGCTGACATTACGTATAGTACAAATAATGAATTAGGATTTGACTATTTACGTGATAATATGGTTGTTTATAAAGAACAAATGGTACAGCGTCCGCTTTCTTATGCGGTAATCGATGAAGTCGATTCTATCTTGGTCGATGAAGCGAGAACGCCATTGATTATTTCTGGTCAAGCAGAGAAATCAACTATTTTATATGTCCGCGCTAACTCTTTTGTTGAGACATTGACAGTAGAGAAAGACTACACAGTTGATATCAAAACAAAATCGGTGCATTTAACCGAAGAGGGTATGACAAAAGGTGAGAAATATTTTGATGTGGATAACTTGTTTGATTTAGAGAATGCGACAGTTTTACATCATATTGCGCAAGCTTTAAAAGCGAACTATACGATGCATTTGGATGTTGATTATGTGGTTCAAGATGACGAAGTACTCATTGTTGACCAATTTACTGGTCGTATTATGAAAGGTCGTCGTTTCAGTGAAGGCCTACACCAAGCACTTGAAGCTAAAGAAGGTGTAACAATTCAAAATGAATCACAAACGATGGCGACTATCACATTCCAGAACTATTTCCGTATGTATAAGAAATTATCTGGTATGACTGGTACGGCTAAGACGGAAGAAGAAGAATTCCGCGATATTTATAATATGCGTGTTATTGAAATTCCGACGAATAAACCAATTATTCGTGATGACCGTCCAGATTTAATTTATACATCTATTGATGCGAAGTTCAATGCAGTAGTAGACGATATCGCTGAACGATATGCAAATGGTCAACCAGTATTAGTTGGTACCGTTGCTATCGAAACATCTGAAGTTATTTCGCATAAACTAAAACGTAAAGGTGTTCCGCACAGCGTTTTGAATGCGAAACAACATGAAAAAGAAGCAGAAATCATCCAATTTGCTGGTGAAAAAGGTTCTGTTACGATTGCAACCAATATGGCTGGTCGTGGTACAGATATCAAGCTAGGCGAAGGCACAATTGAAGCAGGTGGTTTGGCCGTTATTGGTACAGAGCGTCATGAATCAAGACGTATCGATAATCAGTTACGTGGTCGTGCTGGTCGTCAAGGGGATCCTGGTGTGACTCAATTCTATCTTTCCATGGAAGATGAACTGATGAAACGTTTCGGTTCAGATAACATGAAATCAATGATGGAGCGTTTTGGAATGGACGATGAAGCCATTCAAAGTAAGATGGTTAGCCGTGCTGTTGAATCTGCACAGAAACGTGTCGAAGGAAATAACTTTGATTCACGTAAACAAGTTCTTCAATACGATGATGTTTTACGTCAACAACGTGAAGTTATTTATAAACAACGTTATGCAGTTATTACAGCTGAAAACAACTTGCGCTCTGTTATTGAACCTATGATTCAAAACGTTGTAAATTTTGTGGTACAATCGAATGCCTCAAGACAAGAAGATCGTGAAGAATGGAACTTACAAGGTATTGTTGACTTTGTAGAAGCCAATCTTTTACCTGAAGATACAATCAGCGTAGATGATATTAAAAATATGGAATCCAATGACATTCAAGATTTTATTTTAGAAAAAGTAAAAGAAGCATACAATGAGAAAGAAACATTGTTGCCAGAAGATGAATTTAATGAATTCCAAAAAGTAGTCTTGCTACGTGTGGTGGATACGAAATGGGTAGATCACATCGATGCGATGGATCACTTGCGCGACGGTATCCATCTACGTGCTTACGGACAAATTGATCCGTTACGAGAATACCAATCAGAAGGCTTTGAAATGTTCGAAGCAATGGTTAATTCAATTGATGAAGACGTTGCTCGTTACATCATGAAAGCTGAAATTCGTCAAAATCTTGAACGTGAGCAAGTTGCTAAGGGTGATGCTATTGATCCTAATGAAGGCAAACCATTGGCTAAAAAACAACCAGTTCATAAAGACCAACATATCGGTCGTAATGATCCATGCCCTTGTGGTAGTGGAGAAAAATATAAGAACTGTCACGGAAAAGAGAAATAA
- the prfB gene encoding peptide chain release factor 2 (programmed frameshift) produces the protein MELAEIRNELEKTTQQIKDFRGSLDLDSIEVRIAELEDQMLDPDFWNDQQSAQKVINETNGYKETYNAFHELEEEQENLELSLELLREEADEELQAELETDLTAFVAKLTDFELKLMLSEPYDKNNAILELHPGAGGTESQDWGSMLLRMYQRWADKKDFKVEMLDYQAGDEAGIKSVTLLIKGHNAYGYLKAEKGVHRLVRISPFDSSGRRHTSFVSCDVMPEMDDDIEIEIRPEDLKIDTYRATGAGGQHINTTDSAVRMTHIPSGIVVTCQSERSQLKNRDQAMKMLKAKLYQKEQEEKEKELAELRGEQKEIGWGSQIRSYVFHPYSMVKDHRTNVETGNTQAVMDGDIDAFINGYLRSQID, from the exons ATGGAATTAGCTGAAATTCGCAATGAATTAGAAAAAACAACCCAACAAATTAAAGACTTTAGGGGGTCTCTT GACTTAGATAGCATAGAAGTTCGCATCGCTGAGTTAGAGGATCAAATGTTAGACCCGGATTTTTGGAACGATCAACAAAGTGCGCAGAAGGTTATTAACGAAACGAATGGCTACAAAGAAACCTACAATGCGTTCCATGAGCTTGAGGAAGAGCAAGAAAATTTAGAGTTAAGCTTGGAACTTTTGCGTGAAGAGGCAGATGAAGAATTGCAAGCAGAGTTAGAAACTGATTTAACGGCTTTTGTAGCAAAATTAACTGATTTCGAATTGAAATTAATGTTGAGCGAGCCTTATGATAAAAATAACGCGATCTTGGAATTACATCCAGGCGCTGGTGGAACAGAATCACAGGATTGGGGTTCCATGTTACTACGTATGTACCAGCGCTGGGCGGACAAAAAAGATTTCAAAGTAGAAATGCTGGATTATCAAGCAGGCGACGAAGCTGGGATTAAGAGTGTGACGTTGCTCATAAAGGGTCACAATGCCTACGGGTACTTAAAAGCAGAAAAAGGTGTGCATCGCTTAGTTCGAATATCTCCATTTGATTCGTCTGGCCGACGCCACACATCGTTTGTTTCATGCGATGTTATGCCAGAAATGGATGATGATATCGAAATTGAAATCCGTCCAGAAGATTTAAAAATTGATACGTATCGTGCGACTGGTGCAGGTGGTCAGCATATTAATACGACCGATTCAGCAGTGCGGATGACACATATTCCATCTGGAATTGTTGTTACATGCCAATCTGAACGTTCACAACTGAAAAATCGCGATCAAGCGATGAAGATGTTGAAAGCGAAATTATATCAAAAAGAACAAGAAGAGAAAGAGAAAGAACTCGCGGAACTTCGTGGTGAGCAAAAAGAAATTGGTTGGGGAAGTCAAATACGTTCTTACGTGTTCCATCCATACTCGATGGTGAAAGATCACCGCACAAACGTAGAAACAGGCAACACGCAAGCGGTAATGGACGGAGATATTGATGCGTTTATCAATGGCTATCTCCGCTCGCAGATTGACTAG
- a CDS encoding YitT family protein — MKEIKPLKRRKLPPKLAKVMEYVYVILGAFIIALAFNVLLLPNHVASGGVSGISTIINYLTGWTPAYIQWAFNIPLFFAGVFFLGYQFGIKTFVGTMIMPLFVYLTSDWTVWTNQPLVAALFGGILVGTGLGIVFRGKASTGGTDVIAQILHKFTNLSLGICVALIDGFVVIAAMFVFDIESGLYALVGLFATSKTIDLVQVGLNQSKTVLIISEQQDEIRQAILYKIDRGITRLSAKGGYTEDERQILLCVIAQSEFSRLKSVIKEIDPNAFVVVMSASEVMGEGFNI; from the coding sequence ATGAAAGAGATTAAACCATTGAAACGACGAAAGCTCCCGCCTAAACTCGCGAAAGTAATGGAGTACGTCTATGTTATTCTTGGAGCATTTATTATTGCTCTTGCGTTTAATGTGTTGCTATTGCCCAATCATGTTGCCTCCGGTGGCGTGAGCGGGATCAGTACAATCATTAATTATTTGACTGGTTGGACTCCCGCTTATATTCAGTGGGCATTTAACATTCCGTTATTTTTTGCAGGTGTATTTTTCTTAGGGTATCAGTTTGGTATAAAAACATTTGTTGGGACAATGATTATGCCACTGTTCGTTTATTTGACGTCTGATTGGACTGTTTGGACGAACCAGCCACTTGTTGCTGCATTATTCGGTGGTATTCTAGTTGGTACAGGTCTCGGCATTGTTTTTCGCGGAAAAGCCTCTACTGGTGGAACAGATGTAATCGCACAAATTCTGCATAAATTTACAAACCTTTCACTTGGGATTTGCGTCGCACTTATCGATGGATTTGTCGTTATCGCTGCTATGTTTGTCTTCGATATCGAATCGGGGCTATATGCGCTGGTAGGACTTTTTGCTACGAGTAAAACGATCGACCTTGTCCAAGTTGGCTTGAATCAGTCGAAAACGGTTTTAATTATTTCGGAGCAACAAGATGAGATACGTCAAGCAATCCTTTATAAAATTGACCGTGGCATCACGCGGTTATCCGCAAAAGGCGGTTATACGGAAGATGAAAGACAAATCTTACTTTGTGTTATCGCCCAATCTGAATTTTCAAGGTTAAAAAGTGTAATAAAAGAAATTGATCCTAATGCATTTGTGGTCGTGATGAGTGCAAGTGAAGTTATGGGTGAAGGATTTAACATCTAA
- the ftsE gene encoding cell division ATP-binding protein FtsE produces the protein MIVMEDVYKKYPNGITAANGLNIRIEQGEFVYVVGPSGAGKSTFIKMIYREERATKGTINVDKFDLLHMKNREVPFLRRHVGVVFQDFKLLPSKTVYENIAYAMEVVEEDPKVIKDRVMEVLDLVNLKHKVRMLPDELSGGEQQRISIARSIANMPKVLIADEPTGNLDPDTSWEIMNILEEISNRGTTIVMATHNKEIVNTLKHRVIAIENGRIVRDQQQGDYGYEI, from the coding sequence ATGATTGTTATGGAAGACGTGTACAAGAAGTATCCTAATGGCATAACTGCTGCAAATGGACTTAATATCCGTATTGAGCAGGGAGAATTCGTTTATGTTGTAGGTCCAAGTGGTGCAGGTAAATCAACCTTCATCAAAATGATCTACCGCGAAGAACGTGCTACTAAAGGAACGATTAATGTTGATAAATTCGACTTACTTCATATGAAAAATCGTGAAGTACCATTTTTGAGAAGACATGTCGGTGTTGTCTTTCAGGATTTCAAATTATTACCAAGCAAAACCGTGTATGAGAATATTGCTTATGCGATGGAAGTGGTAGAAGAAGATCCGAAAGTCATCAAAGATCGTGTTATGGAAGTGCTAGATCTAGTAAATCTGAAACACAAAGTAAGAATGCTGCCAGACGAATTATCTGGTGGAGAGCAGCAACGTATTTCTATTGCTCGCTCGATAGCAAACATGCCGAAGGTTTTAATAGCAGATGAACCAACTGGTAACCTCGACCCTGATACGTCATGGGAAATCATGAATATCCTTGAAGAAATAAGTAATCGCGGAACGACAATTGTAATGGCGACGCATAATAAAGAGATTGTTAATACTCTGAAACATCGTGTCATTGCTATTGAGAATGGTAGAATTGTTCGCGATCAACAGCAAGGAGATTATGGCTATGAAATTTAG
- the ftsX gene encoding permease-like cell division protein FtsX yields the protein MKFRTVGRHFRESFKSLYRNGWMTFAAASAVTVTLILVSVFFAIMMNMNKLADDVANDVEINVHIQLTATKDQQNELKTNIEQLSGVDSVQYSSKDQQMEKLISTYGKDFELFQQDNPLYDVFIVQAKEPSETSKVATEIQKMKYVAKVNYGEKTVDKLFNVLKWGRYAGIILSAGLLLTAMFLISNTIKIAIYSRRTEIEIMKLVGATNWFIRWPFVLEGAWLGLLGSVVPVILTFVGYINTYNLINPRLGEGTNLALLTPSPFMYQIAGLIIAIGVLIGIWGSAISIRRFLKV from the coding sequence ATGAAATTTAGAACAGTAGGTAGACACTTTAGAGAAAGCTTTAAGAGCCTCTATCGTAACGGTTGGATGACATTTGCAGCAGCTAGTGCAGTGACAGTTACTTTAATCTTGGTCAGTGTGTTCTTCGCGATAATGATGAACATGAATAAGTTAGCAGATGATGTTGCGAATGACGTAGAAATTAACGTGCATATCCAATTGACAGCGACAAAAGATCAACAGAATGAATTAAAAACCAATATCGAGCAATTAAGTGGTGTCGATAGCGTGCAGTATTCTTCCAAAGACCAACAAATGGAGAAATTGATCTCTACATATGGTAAGGATTTCGAGTTGTTCCAACAAGATAATCCACTATACGATGTGTTCATTGTTCAGGCGAAGGAACCTAGCGAAACTTCTAAAGTTGCAACCGAGATTCAAAAAATGAAATATGTCGCAAAAGTGAACTATGGTGAAAAAACTGTAGATAAGTTGTTTAATGTCTTGAAATGGGGACGATATGCTGGTATCATATTAAGTGCTGGTCTTTTATTAACAGCCATGTTCCTAATCTCCAATACGATTAAGATTGCGATTTACTCGCGTCGAACCGAGATTGAGATTATGAAATTGGTGGGAGCGACAAACTGGTTTATCCGTTGGCCGTTCGTGTTAGAAGGTGCTTGGTTGGGTCTGTTAGGATCTGTTGTACCGGTTATACTAACGTTCGTAGGTTATATCAACACCTACAATCTCATCAACCCAAGACTTGGAGAAGGCACAAACCTTGCCTTACTTACTCCATCACCATTCATGTATCAAATAGCAGGATTGATAATTGCCATCGGAGTACTCATTGGTATATGGGGAAGCGCAATATCTATCCGAAGATTCCTGAAAGTTTAA
- a CDS encoding C40 family peptidase: MKKNTLIAASMAAVISLSPVFTTNAFADVNTDIQQKDAKLNDLKSKKADLQADLSSLVSKLDSAQAKSKELQASFNKSAEQLKKLNADIAAINARIKEREVVLKERARSMQVNSNSNVYLDVVLSADNFGDLVDRVSAVNTIVESDKAILDEQQKDEDALKASSASVKKEQEKQQKAIASYEQQQNQIEAQKAEKEAVVAQLAAQQATTEQEKSTLIAQRDREAAAAAARAAAAKEATTVQPVAASTSSDETKSSESSSNTASASTSNDSSSKSSTSTAKKKETSNSNNTGSSNIATPTGSGYDAMISTAYAQLGKPYSLGATGPGSFDCSGFTSYAFRAAGVSIPRTSGAQYAASTKISSSQAKPGDLVFFSYGSGIAHVGIYIGGGKMINAQNNGVSIDSLSSSFWAQSLVGFGRIANF, translated from the coding sequence TTGAAAAAAAATACTTTAATTGCTGCGTCAATGGCAGCTGTAATCAGTTTATCACCGGTTTTTACAACAAATGCATTTGCGGACGTTAACACAGATATCCAACAGAAAGATGCAAAGTTAAACGATCTTAAATCTAAGAAAGCTGATTTACAAGCTGATCTATCATCTTTAGTATCGAAACTAGATTCAGCGCAAGCAAAATCGAAAGAGCTACAAGCTAGCTTCAACAAATCAGCAGAACAATTAAAAAAATTAAATGCTGATATCGCAGCAATCAATGCACGCATCAAAGAACGTGAAGTAGTTCTTAAAGAACGCGCTCGTTCAATGCAAGTTAACTCAAACTCAAATGTTTATCTTGACGTAGTTTTAAGCGCAGATAACTTTGGCGACTTAGTTGATCGTGTATCTGCAGTAAATACAATTGTTGAATCCGATAAAGCAATCCTTGACGAACAACAAAAAGACGAAGATGCTTTGAAAGCAAGCTCAGCGTCTGTTAAAAAAGAACAAGAAAAACAACAAAAAGCAATTGCTAGTTATGAGCAACAACAAAACCAAATCGAAGCTCAAAAAGCTGAGAAAGAAGCTGTTGTAGCACAATTAGCAGCACAACAAGCAACAACTGAACAAGAAAAATCTACTTTAATTGCGCAACGTGATAGAGAAGCAGCGGCAGCAGCAGCACGTGCAGCAGCTGCTAAAGAAGCAACAACTGTTCAACCAGTAGCAGCTTCTACTTCATCTGATGAAACGAAATCAAGCGAGTCTTCATCAAATACTGCATCAGCTTCAACATCTAACGATAGCAGTAGTAAATCTTCAACAAGCACAGCTAAGAAAAAAGAAACATCAAATTCTAACAACACAGGTAGTAGCAATATTGCAACACCAACAGGTTCTGGTTACGATGCTATGATTTCAACTGCATACGCGCAATTAGGTAAACCTTATTCATTAGGTGCAACTGGACCAGGTTCGTTTGATTGTTCTGGATTCACTTCTTACGCATTCCGTGCGGCAGGAGTATCAATCCCAAGAACATCAGGTGCTCAATATGCTGCATCTACAAAAATTAGTTCAAGCCAAGCAAAACCAGGCGATTTAGTATTCTTCAGCTACGGCAGTGGAATTGCTCACGTTGGTATCTACATTGGTGGCGGTAAAATGATTAATGCGCAAAATAACGGCGTTAGCATCGACAGCCTTTCAAGTAGCTTCTGGGCACAATCTCTTGTAGGTTTTGGTCGTATCGCTAATTTCTAA